A window from Acropora palmata chromosome 14, jaAcrPala1.3, whole genome shotgun sequence encodes these proteins:
- the LOC141866405 gene encoding protein patched homolog 1-like isoform X1, translating to MLRIKFNVKSTAGRPDLSQGQTKGHARGNRKALLVRSAIQCVLRKFGGVAQRHCGKVIMLGFIPLIVFAFGLTRAKLETDAENLWIEVGGRLEKEIEYTKKSIGEGYGATSELLIQTPNMEGTNILKVKEMKQHLEALTVATNISVEIFEQIWSLKDLCYTLSFPLLGDNILDTILPQLLPCLIITPLDCFWEGSIPLGPRYKQNLGEENSSGDFQWSKINPEELINWFKPRMDKIVFEKTMALFREAGISSGYVKKPCLDPKNPECPFSAPNFSTKKKPDVGVELTGGCQGFATKFMDWPEELLVGGVIKNQSQVIRSAKAYQSIIMLRGSQQLHNYWHGKAKVNHLEWTEETASQVLEAWKREFTKTMNTRSVKQEKEDSTVLAFSSTSFNDLLQDFSKTSYSKVGIGYGLMLVYACLTLIHWSDPVESHGALGFAGVLLVTVAVSSGLGFCSFIGIKFNAASTQILPFLALGLGVDDMFLLAHTYSTARDKKEPVAYCLASTGVSVFLTSFNNMFAFFMAALIPIPALRSFSFQAAIVVAFNFYAVIVIFPAMIAIDKCRRKAAKYDMFCCLGRTGPQRISITPSISGESSFVHYRYHNSCNSLLDNSAIVQGLSGTVILPGTVQATASQTIHLPRVVTVQASASAEVDNQPTAQHQHKRGQGKKPWPVSESDEIDLSAFGNAQDSNGDCHTKARAEATTNIVQVQMAADQKTIKDSVVRPLHHGYNRTLKIHPETSTANSCTCSEGILDQRIKSFAAESHSRDCILNENAKCAAQPKDSVINENAVLFTKRTDSKSYPQAQSVPANVQIQVSANAASSSRTAVARAECSSTHGSLRTVSSQTRSSPGIESMGRASTAQSQQEHSTNVVKNCWQKVTEKLEMYSLSCIARDYYGPWLQQMPVKITVLFMFACFFAAGLYGCMKVEEGLDLTDVVPRKSPEHKFVEAQFKYFSFYQIAAVTMEDYDYPNGQELLYKFHDAFRQIPNIIKTPANDLPKFWLIYFREWLEVLQEAFDKDWEAKKITYEGWLDDASDEAVIGYKLLAQTGEKETINRSIVRDVRLVSKDGIIRPETFYKYLMVWYNVDVMGYTMSQANIKPEPEASWFNKRSSQDYNAMRVEPPSPPINFSYIPFNLINIRETKDFIEAIKSIRAICDEFSAQGLPNYPTGIPFIFWEQYIWLGEHLMVAVAIVLAASFVVMALILCNVWASMFVVIVLIMITVELYGFMGLTGIKLSAVPAVTLILSVGVGVEFTVHMCMQFLTSTGDRNQRMQRAVEHVFSPVVDGAISTLLGVVMLAGSDFDFIVRYFFHLLAALIVIGTLNGLVFLPVLLSLVGPGPEIEEITPPRALSSAESNREFLPSSTCRQRTPPSDSELCIVGKQEELSSGSVKKSHRHKSRNAHKSKSRGNTRPRPRQNRSPPPVDSDSSSSTVTRVTARATVTVEVHTSERSSYPNYRGGAQLVGAVHNEGDGNEDEMRITNLEEFDGDIRR from the exons TTGGTGGGCGACTGGAAAAGGAGATAGAGTACACAAAGAAGTCCATTGGAGAGGGTTATGGTGCAACAAGTGAGCTTCTTATTCAGACACCAAACATGGAGGGAACAAATATCCTTAAAGTCAAAGAAATGAAGCAGCACCTGGAGGCCTTGACAGTTGCTACAAATATATCAGTAGAAATATTTGAACA GATTTGGTCTCTGAAGGATTTATGCTACACTTTGAGCTTTCCTCTTTTGGGTGACAATATTTTGGATACT atTCTACCACAGCTGCTACCATGCTTGATAATAACTCCATTAGACTGCTTTTGGGAGGGCTCCATACCCCTTGGGCCAAGATACAAGCAGAACCTAGG GGAAGAAAACTCTTCTGGTGACTTTcaatggtcaaaaattaatccAGAGGAATTAATCAATTGGTTCAAACCAAGGATGGACAAAATTGTGTTTGAGAAAACCATGGCTCTTTTCAGAGAG GCTGGGATCAGCAGTGGGTATGTCAAAAAACCCTGTTTGGATCCAAAAAATCCTGAATGCCCTTTCTCTGCCCCAAACTTCAGCACAAAGAAG AAACCAGATGTTGGTGTTGAACTGACAGGTGGCTGTCAGGGCTTTGCAACTAAGTTCATGGACTGGCCAGAAGAGCTTCTTGTAGGAGGTGTTATCAAAAACCAAAGTCAAGTCATAAGGAG TGCCAAGGCTTACCAAAGCATCATTATGCTGAGAGGCTCCCAGCAACTGCACAATTACTGGCATGGCAAAGCAAAAGTGAATCATTTGGAGTGGACTGAAGAAACAGCCTCACAAGTTTTGGAGGCGTGGAAGCGTGAATTTACAAAG ACAATGAACACAAGGTctgtgaaacaagaaaaagaggatTCCACAGTGCTTGCCTTCTCTTCTACATCATTCAATGATCTGTTGCAGGATTTCTCTAAGACAAGTTATAGTAAAGTGGGAATTGGATATGGCCTTATG cTGGTTTATGCCTGCTTGACTCTCATTCACTGGAGTGATCCTGTGGAATCTCATGGTGCATTGGGATTTGCTGGGGTTCTGCTTGTTACAGTGGCTGTCTCATCTGGGTTGGGGTTTTGTTCATTCATTGGAATCAAATTTAATGCTGCTTCGACCCAA ATTTTGCCATTTCTTGCCTTGGGTCTTGGTGTGGATGACATGTTCTTGCTTGCACACACTTATTCCACTGCAAGAGACAAAAAA GAACCAGTGGCATACTGTCTTGCTAGCACAGGAGTTAGTGTTTTTCTTACATCCTTCAACAACatgtttgcatttttcatgGCTGCACTAATACCTATTCCAGCTTTGCGGTCATTTTCATTCCAG GCTGCTATTGTGGTGGCATTCAATTTTTATGCTGTGATTGTCATTTTCCCGGCAATGATAGCTATTGACAAGTGCAGAAGGAAAGCTGCCAAATATGACATGTTCTGTTGTCTGGGAAG GACTGGCCCACAGAGAATTTCTATCACGCCCAGCATCTCAGGTGAAAGCAGTTTTGTGCATTATCGCTATCACAATTCCTGTAATTCCTTGCTGGATAACTCAGCGATTGTGCAGGGCCTTAGTGGCACAGTCATTCTTCCTGGCACTGTCCAGGCAACAGCTTCCCAGACAATACATTTGCCACGAGTTGTGACTGTCCAAGCCTCAGCCTCTGCAGAAGTAGACAATCAACCGACAGCCCAGCATCAACATAAGAGAGGACAAGGCAAAAAACCATGGCCCGTGTCAGAGTCAGATGAGATTGACCTGTCAGCCTTTGGGAATGCTCAGGATAGCAATGGTGACTGTCACACCAAGGCCAGAGCTGAAGCTACAACAAACATAGTGCAGGTTCAGATGGCTGCAGACCAGAAAACAATCAAAGATTCTGTAGTTAGACCCTTGCACCATGGCTATAACCGAACACTAAAGATCCATCCAGAAACAAGCACTGCCAACAGCTGTACCTGCTCAGAAGGAATACTTGATCAAAGAATCAAGAGCTTTGCTGCTGAGAGTCACTCCCGAGACTGTATTCTCAATGAGAATGCTAAATGTGCTGCTCAGCCCAAAGATAGTGTTATAAACGAAAATGCTGTGCTCTTCACCAAAAGGACTGACAGCAAGTCCTACCCTCAGGCACAGAGTGTTCCTGCAAATGTTCAGATTCAGGTGTCTGCTAACGCTGCATCAAGCAGTAGAACTGCTGTTGCAAGGGCGGAGTGTTCATCTACACATGGATCCTTAAGAACAGTGAGTTCACAAACAAGGTCATCACCGGGGATAGAGTCCATGGGAAGGGCTTCAACTGCACAGAGTCAGCAAGAGCACAGCACCAATGTGGTGAAAAATTGTTGGCAAAAGGTGACCGAGAAGTTGGAAATGTATTCACTATCATGCATTGCTAGAGATTATTATGGCCCTTGGCTACAGCAGATGCCTGTCAAG ATTACTGTTTTGTTCATGTTTGCCTGTTTCTTTGCTGCTGGCTTATATGGATGTATGAAAGTAGAAGAAGGACTGGACTTGACTGATGTGGTCCCAAGAAAAAGTCCAGAGCACAAGTTTGTAGAAGCCCAGTTCAAGTATTTCTCATTTTACCAGATAGCTGCTGTCACCATGGAAGATTATGATTATCCAAATGGACAGGAGTTACTTTACAAGTTTCACGATGCTTTTCGACAG ATTCCCAACATTATCAAAACTCCAGCAAACGATTTGCCAAAATTCTGGTTGATTTACTTTAGAGAATGGCTGGAAG TACTACAAGAAGCTTTTGACAAGGACTGGgaagccaaaaaaataacttatgAAGGGTGGCTGGATGATGCATCCGATGAAGCTGTGATCGGGTATAAGCTGCTTGCACAAACAGGAGAAAAGGAGACCATCAACAGATCCATT GTCCGTGATGTGAGATTGGTAAGCAAGGATGGAATTATTCGTCCAGAGACTTTCTACAAGTACCTTATGGTCTGGTACAATGTTGATGTGATGGGCTACACAATGTCACAG GCAAATATCAAACCTGAACCAGAGGCATCCTGGTTCAACAAAAGAAGCTCTCAAGACTACAATGCCATGCGAG tGGAACCACCATCGCCGCCCATAAACTTTTCTTACATTCCATTCAATCTCATCAATATACGAGAAACCAAGGATTTCATTGAAGCTATAAAG AGTATCCGTGCCATATGTGACGAATTTTCGGCACAGGGTTTGCCAAACTATCCAACAGGaattccttttattttctggGAGCAGTATATTTGGCTTGGGGAACATCTGATGGTGGCTGTAGCAATCGTCCTGGCAGCAAGTTTTGTTGTTATGGCTCTCATTTTGTGCAATGTTTGGGCATCAATGTTTGTG gtGATTGTGCTAATTATGATCACAGTAGAGCTGTATGGCTTCATGGGACTGACTGGCATTAAACTCAGTGCTGTGCCTGCTGTCACACTGATTCTTTCTGTTGGTGTTGGTGTGGAGTTTACGGTACATATGTGCATG CAATTTTTGACAAGCACGGGCGATAGAAATCAGCGAATGCAAAGAGCAGTTGAGCACGTCTTTTCGCCCGTTGTTGATGGTGCTATTTCGACATTGCTTGGTGTTGTCATGTTGGCAGGATCGGACTTTGATTTCATTGTCAG atatttctttcatttattgGCTGCTTTAATCGTAATTGGAACTTTGAAtggtttggtgtttttgcCGGTTTTATTGTCTCTTGTGGGACCAGGACCTGAG attgAAGAGATCACTCCGCCGAGAGCACTTTCTTCAGCGGAATCAAACAGGGAGTTTCTCCCAAGTTCAACGTGCCGACAGAGAACTCCTCCTTCGGATTCTGAGCTATGCATTGTTGGTAAACAAGAAGAGTTGTCTTCTGGTTCAGTAAAGAAGTCTCACCGTCACAAGAGCCGGAATGCTCATAAAAGCAAAAGCCGTGGAAATACGCGCCCGCGCCCGCGCCAAAACCGCAGTCCTCCGCCGGTGGATTCCGACTCGTCTAGTTCGACAGTGACTCGAGTGACCGCTCGTGCTACGGTCACAGTCGAAGTTCACACTTCGGAGAGATCGTCGTACCCGAATTACCGCGGCGGAGCGCAGCTTGTTGGAGCGGTTCACAACGAAGGTGATGGGAATGAAGACGAAATGCGCATAACGAACTTGGAAGAGTTTGATGGTGACATAAGAAGATAA
- the LOC141866405 gene encoding protein patched homolog 1-like isoform X2, which translates to MSYLEAYDSTWAKDLLQKIDQGHARGNRKALLVRSAIQCVLRKFGGVAQRHCGKVIMLGFIPLIVFAFGLTRAKLETDAENLWIEVGGRLEKEIEYTKKSIGEGYGATSELLIQTPNMEGTNILKVKEMKQHLEALTVATNISVEIFEQIWSLKDLCYTLSFPLLGDNILDTILPQLLPCLIITPLDCFWEGSIPLGPRYKQNLGEENSSGDFQWSKINPEELINWFKPRMDKIVFEKTMALFREAGISSGYVKKPCLDPKNPECPFSAPNFSTKKKPDVGVELTGGCQGFATKFMDWPEELLVGGVIKNQSQVIRSAKAYQSIIMLRGSQQLHNYWHGKAKVNHLEWTEETASQVLEAWKREFTKTMNTRSVKQEKEDSTVLAFSSTSFNDLLQDFSKTSYSKVGIGYGLMLVYACLTLIHWSDPVESHGALGFAGVLLVTVAVSSGLGFCSFIGIKFNAASTQILPFLALGLGVDDMFLLAHTYSTARDKKEPVAYCLASTGVSVFLTSFNNMFAFFMAALIPIPALRSFSFQAAIVVAFNFYAVIVIFPAMIAIDKCRRKAAKYDMFCCLGRTGPQRISITPSISGESSFVHYRYHNSCNSLLDNSAIVQGLSGTVILPGTVQATASQTIHLPRVVTVQASASAEVDNQPTAQHQHKRGQGKKPWPVSESDEIDLSAFGNAQDSNGDCHTKARAEATTNIVQVQMAADQKTIKDSVVRPLHHGYNRTLKIHPETSTANSCTCSEGILDQRIKSFAAESHSRDCILNENAKCAAQPKDSVINENAVLFTKRTDSKSYPQAQSVPANVQIQVSANAASSSRTAVARAECSSTHGSLRTVSSQTRSSPGIESMGRASTAQSQQEHSTNVVKNCWQKVTEKLEMYSLSCIARDYYGPWLQQMPVKITVLFMFACFFAAGLYGCMKVEEGLDLTDVVPRKSPEHKFVEAQFKYFSFYQIAAVTMEDYDYPNGQELLYKFHDAFRQIPNIIKTPANDLPKFWLIYFREWLEVLQEAFDKDWEAKKITYEGWLDDASDEAVIGYKLLAQTGEKETINRSIVRDVRLVSKDGIIRPETFYKYLMVWYNVDVMGYTMSQANIKPEPEASWFNKRSSQDYNAMRVEPPSPPINFSYIPFNLINIRETKDFIEAIKSIRAICDEFSAQGLPNYPTGIPFIFWEQYIWLGEHLMVAVAIVLAASFVVMALILCNVWASMFVVIVLIMITVELYGFMGLTGIKLSAVPAVTLILSVGVGVEFTVHMCMQFLTSTGDRNQRMQRAVEHVFSPVVDGAISTLLGVVMLAGSDFDFIVRYFFHLLAALIVIGTLNGLVFLPVLLSLVGPGPEIEEITPPRALSSAESNREFLPSSTCRQRTPPSDSELCIVGKQEELSSGSVKKSHRHKSRNAHKSKSRGNTRPRPRQNRSPPPVDSDSSSSTVTRVTARATVTVEVHTSERSSYPNYRGGAQLVGAVHNEGDGNEDEMRITNLEEFDGDIRR; encoded by the exons TTGGTGGGCGACTGGAAAAGGAGATAGAGTACACAAAGAAGTCCATTGGAGAGGGTTATGGTGCAACAAGTGAGCTTCTTATTCAGACACCAAACATGGAGGGAACAAATATCCTTAAAGTCAAAGAAATGAAGCAGCACCTGGAGGCCTTGACAGTTGCTACAAATATATCAGTAGAAATATTTGAACA GATTTGGTCTCTGAAGGATTTATGCTACACTTTGAGCTTTCCTCTTTTGGGTGACAATATTTTGGATACT atTCTACCACAGCTGCTACCATGCTTGATAATAACTCCATTAGACTGCTTTTGGGAGGGCTCCATACCCCTTGGGCCAAGATACAAGCAGAACCTAGG GGAAGAAAACTCTTCTGGTGACTTTcaatggtcaaaaattaatccAGAGGAATTAATCAATTGGTTCAAACCAAGGATGGACAAAATTGTGTTTGAGAAAACCATGGCTCTTTTCAGAGAG GCTGGGATCAGCAGTGGGTATGTCAAAAAACCCTGTTTGGATCCAAAAAATCCTGAATGCCCTTTCTCTGCCCCAAACTTCAGCACAAAGAAG AAACCAGATGTTGGTGTTGAACTGACAGGTGGCTGTCAGGGCTTTGCAACTAAGTTCATGGACTGGCCAGAAGAGCTTCTTGTAGGAGGTGTTATCAAAAACCAAAGTCAAGTCATAAGGAG TGCCAAGGCTTACCAAAGCATCATTATGCTGAGAGGCTCCCAGCAACTGCACAATTACTGGCATGGCAAAGCAAAAGTGAATCATTTGGAGTGGACTGAAGAAACAGCCTCACAAGTTTTGGAGGCGTGGAAGCGTGAATTTACAAAG ACAATGAACACAAGGTctgtgaaacaagaaaaagaggatTCCACAGTGCTTGCCTTCTCTTCTACATCATTCAATGATCTGTTGCAGGATTTCTCTAAGACAAGTTATAGTAAAGTGGGAATTGGATATGGCCTTATG cTGGTTTATGCCTGCTTGACTCTCATTCACTGGAGTGATCCTGTGGAATCTCATGGTGCATTGGGATTTGCTGGGGTTCTGCTTGTTACAGTGGCTGTCTCATCTGGGTTGGGGTTTTGTTCATTCATTGGAATCAAATTTAATGCTGCTTCGACCCAA ATTTTGCCATTTCTTGCCTTGGGTCTTGGTGTGGATGACATGTTCTTGCTTGCACACACTTATTCCACTGCAAGAGACAAAAAA GAACCAGTGGCATACTGTCTTGCTAGCACAGGAGTTAGTGTTTTTCTTACATCCTTCAACAACatgtttgcatttttcatgGCTGCACTAATACCTATTCCAGCTTTGCGGTCATTTTCATTCCAG GCTGCTATTGTGGTGGCATTCAATTTTTATGCTGTGATTGTCATTTTCCCGGCAATGATAGCTATTGACAAGTGCAGAAGGAAAGCTGCCAAATATGACATGTTCTGTTGTCTGGGAAG GACTGGCCCACAGAGAATTTCTATCACGCCCAGCATCTCAGGTGAAAGCAGTTTTGTGCATTATCGCTATCACAATTCCTGTAATTCCTTGCTGGATAACTCAGCGATTGTGCAGGGCCTTAGTGGCACAGTCATTCTTCCTGGCACTGTCCAGGCAACAGCTTCCCAGACAATACATTTGCCACGAGTTGTGACTGTCCAAGCCTCAGCCTCTGCAGAAGTAGACAATCAACCGACAGCCCAGCATCAACATAAGAGAGGACAAGGCAAAAAACCATGGCCCGTGTCAGAGTCAGATGAGATTGACCTGTCAGCCTTTGGGAATGCTCAGGATAGCAATGGTGACTGTCACACCAAGGCCAGAGCTGAAGCTACAACAAACATAGTGCAGGTTCAGATGGCTGCAGACCAGAAAACAATCAAAGATTCTGTAGTTAGACCCTTGCACCATGGCTATAACCGAACACTAAAGATCCATCCAGAAACAAGCACTGCCAACAGCTGTACCTGCTCAGAAGGAATACTTGATCAAAGAATCAAGAGCTTTGCTGCTGAGAGTCACTCCCGAGACTGTATTCTCAATGAGAATGCTAAATGTGCTGCTCAGCCCAAAGATAGTGTTATAAACGAAAATGCTGTGCTCTTCACCAAAAGGACTGACAGCAAGTCCTACCCTCAGGCACAGAGTGTTCCTGCAAATGTTCAGATTCAGGTGTCTGCTAACGCTGCATCAAGCAGTAGAACTGCTGTTGCAAGGGCGGAGTGTTCATCTACACATGGATCCTTAAGAACAGTGAGTTCACAAACAAGGTCATCACCGGGGATAGAGTCCATGGGAAGGGCTTCAACTGCACAGAGTCAGCAAGAGCACAGCACCAATGTGGTGAAAAATTGTTGGCAAAAGGTGACCGAGAAGTTGGAAATGTATTCACTATCATGCATTGCTAGAGATTATTATGGCCCTTGGCTACAGCAGATGCCTGTCAAG ATTACTGTTTTGTTCATGTTTGCCTGTTTCTTTGCTGCTGGCTTATATGGATGTATGAAAGTAGAAGAAGGACTGGACTTGACTGATGTGGTCCCAAGAAAAAGTCCAGAGCACAAGTTTGTAGAAGCCCAGTTCAAGTATTTCTCATTTTACCAGATAGCTGCTGTCACCATGGAAGATTATGATTATCCAAATGGACAGGAGTTACTTTACAAGTTTCACGATGCTTTTCGACAG ATTCCCAACATTATCAAAACTCCAGCAAACGATTTGCCAAAATTCTGGTTGATTTACTTTAGAGAATGGCTGGAAG TACTACAAGAAGCTTTTGACAAGGACTGGgaagccaaaaaaataacttatgAAGGGTGGCTGGATGATGCATCCGATGAAGCTGTGATCGGGTATAAGCTGCTTGCACAAACAGGAGAAAAGGAGACCATCAACAGATCCATT GTCCGTGATGTGAGATTGGTAAGCAAGGATGGAATTATTCGTCCAGAGACTTTCTACAAGTACCTTATGGTCTGGTACAATGTTGATGTGATGGGCTACACAATGTCACAG GCAAATATCAAACCTGAACCAGAGGCATCCTGGTTCAACAAAAGAAGCTCTCAAGACTACAATGCCATGCGAG tGGAACCACCATCGCCGCCCATAAACTTTTCTTACATTCCATTCAATCTCATCAATATACGAGAAACCAAGGATTTCATTGAAGCTATAAAG AGTATCCGTGCCATATGTGACGAATTTTCGGCACAGGGTTTGCCAAACTATCCAACAGGaattccttttattttctggGAGCAGTATATTTGGCTTGGGGAACATCTGATGGTGGCTGTAGCAATCGTCCTGGCAGCAAGTTTTGTTGTTATGGCTCTCATTTTGTGCAATGTTTGGGCATCAATGTTTGTG gtGATTGTGCTAATTATGATCACAGTAGAGCTGTATGGCTTCATGGGACTGACTGGCATTAAACTCAGTGCTGTGCCTGCTGTCACACTGATTCTTTCTGTTGGTGTTGGTGTGGAGTTTACGGTACATATGTGCATG CAATTTTTGACAAGCACGGGCGATAGAAATCAGCGAATGCAAAGAGCAGTTGAGCACGTCTTTTCGCCCGTTGTTGATGGTGCTATTTCGACATTGCTTGGTGTTGTCATGTTGGCAGGATCGGACTTTGATTTCATTGTCAG atatttctttcatttattgGCTGCTTTAATCGTAATTGGAACTTTGAAtggtttggtgtttttgcCGGTTTTATTGTCTCTTGTGGGACCAGGACCTGAG attgAAGAGATCACTCCGCCGAGAGCACTTTCTTCAGCGGAATCAAACAGGGAGTTTCTCCCAAGTTCAACGTGCCGACAGAGAACTCCTCCTTCGGATTCTGAGCTATGCATTGTTGGTAAACAAGAAGAGTTGTCTTCTGGTTCAGTAAAGAAGTCTCACCGTCACAAGAGCCGGAATGCTCATAAAAGCAAAAGCCGTGGAAATACGCGCCCGCGCCCGCGCCAAAACCGCAGTCCTCCGCCGGTGGATTCCGACTCGTCTAGTTCGACAGTGACTCGAGTGACCGCTCGTGCTACGGTCACAGTCGAAGTTCACACTTCGGAGAGATCGTCGTACCCGAATTACCGCGGCGGAGCGCAGCTTGTTGGAGCGGTTCACAACGAAGGTGATGGGAATGAAGACGAAATGCGCATAACGAACTTGGAAGAGTTTGATGGTGACATAAGAAGATAA